The Victivallis sp. Marseille-Q1083 DNA window TTCCCGCCACCAGAAAATTCCGGTAATTGCGCTGCCGAAGATATTCCGCTGCCAGATAACCGCCTTGTTGATTATCGCTGATGACGATCGAGGAGAAAAAGCTCCTGTCGGTCGGATTCAGGCTGACAAAATGCGTTCGCCGGGGAGCGTCCTTCGCCAGGTTTTCCGCAAAAGGAATGTTGTTCAGCGTCGGAACCACCACGCCGTCGATTTCCGCGCGCTCGTTCAACAGCCATTCCAGCGAGGAGTCATCGTGAGGAGAAAAGAAAATCAGTTGGTGAGGCCGCATTTCCGGCAATTGCAGCAGGGTCTGATAGATCAGCCGCAGCAGCGGTTCATATTCGGACCATTCCGCGTTGCCAAGCCAGACAATGCGCAGCTTTCGACAGTTGCGGGAAATATCGCGCACCCGGCTTTTGGCTCCCCGGCGGCTCTCCACGAACCCCTGCTGCCGCAATTCCTTCAGCGCCAGCCGGAGCGTGCCGCGCCCGACGCCGAACATGGCGGCCAATTTGTGCTCCGGGGGCAGCAAACTGCCATCCGGGAACGAGCCGGAAATGATTTCCCGTTCCAGGGTTTGCCGGATCGATACATATTTCGCGAAATGTCCTTTGGTATTCCCGGGCATGGTGTCCGTCCTTTTTTTGCCGATTCGGATTTCATGGAAAGAAACTTCTTTATCAACAATCATACCAAAAAAGATAACAATGTCAAGCAAGCGGATAACTTTAAGATATTTTTTCGGCCGGTGTTTGGAAGTTTCATGATTTACGGCTTTCAGTTTTCAATTTCAGGATCCGGCGTATGATTGAAAGCAGGTGATTGCCGGATGGCCTGATGTGTCTGCGCACGGCGTTGATGGCTGCGTTCTTATTTCTTATCATGAAACGTAAATCAAAAAAACTGGAGCCGGATAAGTTCATAAATGCGATTTCAACCCCGCGGCTATCATCGACGGGAAGAAAAAAGAAGGCTGGCGATTAAAAATAAAAAAAAGTTGTTCTGGTAGTTGACATAGTTGTTCTATTTCATTATACTTTGATTGATGATGGATTCATCTCGGAACAAAAATCGGAAGCGGATCATCGCGGAACAACCAAAGGAAGGAAGTACAAATGAAAAAATCATTCACATTGATTGAATTGTTAGTAGTGGTTGCAATTATTGCGATTCTTGCCAGCATGTTGCTGCCGGCGTTGGCAAGGGCCAAAACGGCAGCGCAGAGAATCAGTTGTATTTCCAACTTGAAACAGTGTTCCTTGGGACAGCAGTTGTATGCGGTGGATGCCGATAACTATGTGCTGGTGTACAGTTGGGACGGGACGAACGAATTGACCTGGGGCGGCGCGTTGCTGTACGGCGCATATCTGGGAACGGCGGATGTGTTGAATTGTCCGGCGCTGACCTATACGAAAGGGCTGACTTGGGAGCATGGCTACAAGAATTCATGGGACCAGTGGGAAAATTATGGCGCATCTCATACCCGGGAAGGCGACTGGGACAATTATTACGACAAGATGGCCGCGAGATGGGGCAGTTTCTTTTCCGCCATCTCCTTCCATGAAGCCGGGCAGGGGGCTCATCTCTGGGCAATGTCAAAAATGATTGCGCCGTCGGATACGTTCATGATTGTCGATTCCATCAAAAACAACGGCCACGGCAGCACGAATTTTCATCCGCGGATCTTTTGGGGCAATGAAACGGCCATGGGGATCCATCATGGCGGAACCTCCGGAAATCTTGCGTTTGCCGACG harbors:
- a CDS encoding GntR family transcriptional regulator — its product is MPGNTKGHFAKYVSIRQTLEREIISGSFPDGSLLPPEHKLAAMFGVGRGTLRLALKELRQQGFVESRRGAKSRVRDISRNCRKLRIVWLGNAEWSEYEPLLRLIYQTLLQLPEMRPHQLIFFSPHDDSSLEWLLNERAEIDGVVVPTLNNIPFAENLAKDAPRRTHFVSLNPTDRSFFSSIVISDNQQGGYLAAEYLRQRNYRNFLVAGISAGYRSELFYKRIGGFCQRVFEEPALVNVRVITSVDAADQADPEHFLRTGNVNLADFDAVFGVTDDVAAKLIQCAQKHGLRVPEDLAVIGFDGLRPAPDSSPQLTTIGCDAAGVAQQIFQAILNPADSEKPALYQITPLLLERGSVGRR
- a CDS encoding type II secretion system protein codes for the protein MKKSFTLIELLVVVAIIAILASMLLPALARAKTAAQRISCISNLKQCSLGQQLYAVDADNYVLVYSWDGTNELTWGGALLYGAYLGTADVLNCPALTYTKGLTWEHGYKNSWDQWENYGASHTREGDWDNYYDKMAARWGSFFSAISFHEAGQGAHLWAMSKMIAPSDTFMIVDSIKNNGHGSTNFHPRIFWGNETAMGIHHGGTSGNLAFADGHAAAVSKNALIGEYYFKYLNGGAGVLSFDPVVSQ